From the Odontesthes bonariensis isolate fOdoBon6 chromosome 9, fOdoBon6.hap1, whole genome shotgun sequence genome, the window GTTTTCTCATTAAAATATGTTAATTATGTGTAATTACATGTAGCAGCACTGCAAGCTACAGCTAATGAAAAGACAGGGTTGAATTACACTAAACTGAACAGAAAATAATAGCACAAGCTAAAATGTGCTGAGTCCACAGCGTCAGCTGCTCATATCACCTTGTTTTTGCCGAAATCCTATTTTCTgtgtgtcaaactgtgttatctttgctgtttttcacagctaaagaaatgggagcaAATGATATGTCtttgtaacaaagtgcctaaagatccagtttaaaatggcttctttgttGAGTTATCTGTAATGCgtcgacacaacactggttctcATGATGATTACTTTTTATTCATAGGTCAGATTTAAGGGGCTTAGCTTAAGTTCTGTTCTATTCtcttcaaacaaaaacaacactttCCTCTGAAAGTGGTCGGCTACAAGGACTGAACTGAAAACAAGTTATTTAAGCAGCCGATGCTCaaataaaaactttgaaaaGACCTACAcagagcctggagaactgttgctcaagaccatctcaaaagattacaagaaagtctggctgcttggaagcaaactATAAAGAAAGGAGGGGTGTGGATGAAGACTTCTGCCCAGTACCAGCTGTTTCTTGCAAATCATTCTGACAATGATTTACATTTTAAcaatttaactttaactttaacctGCGGTTTTCCTTTCTCGTTTCACTTTAGacaagggctgggcaacgattaaaatgtttaatctaattaatcacatgatttccctgattaatcgcatttgtacgccaaatccaaaaatgaattcaaaagtagtattaagcttttagcatttagctttattttaaatgtgctgccatatgaatgaaagtgccataacatttgttgtgcaaacacacttttaacatcagcatctttctgtagtttttatgtagaagcctcgctccactgtctgtttccttgaatgacttgctgctatcagttgtgtgttttgcctttaagtgatattttagactggaactactacgctaagaagacaattcaacttggcagtgtttacagatgactttggttctgtcgactccgccttctggaagaactttaacatgaaaatggccgagtaaaagttccgtacccttctccatgtttggtggatccgccgatttctttcttttccggctccacagcagacagcagcagacttttacaaaataaaagcctgtgagcaacagacttttacaaaataaaagcctgtgagcaacagacttttacaataatgaaataaagaataaaacaggggtggtttgtggcgtagtgggttgagcaggcgccccatgtacagaggttatagtcctcgctgcagctggccccggttctagtcccacatcagacggccctgtgctgcgtgtcgttccccctctctctgccccctgcttcctgtctctctgaactttcctatccattaaaggcacaaaagccccccaaaaagttttttttaaatttaaaccaaaaaaaaacatgcgttaatgcttgataaaatgtttattaatatttttcttatttaatcggcgttaaataattaatgggttaacgcgataataatgagttaacttgcccagccctactttaaacATATGGCATTATTTCACCAGCAGCAGAACTATGTTTCACAGCTCTGATTGTTCCAGGTTCCCGCTGCAGGAACCCGTCCGGCTGCAGGAGTGGCTGAGGAACGTTGGACGTGAGAACTGGACTCCATCTCGACATCAGTATATCTGCCATGAACATTTTGCACCTTCGTGCTTCAAGGTGCGCTGGGGGATCCGGTACCTTGAGAACGATGCCGTGCCAACGGTCTTCCAGGACGCCGAGGTAAAACCCTGCAGAGTCTTCTGAAGGATGTTGCTGTGAAAATGTAAACGCATTCTGTTAGTTTATGACATGAATTTCCCTTTTTTACATTCAGTTGATTGCTTCTCTTGGACCACAGCATCAAGCATCAGCATCACAAcacaaatctaggctaaaaacctacttatttagggtggcttttaatacccagtagtatgatgacacttttatcttattcgattattttgttgtattttattgctttcactgttcttttattgttttgatttgtttttacttattcttctctttatttattacctgctgtaaagcactttggtacaccgtaatgattgtttgtaaagggctgtataaataaagtacatttacatttacagcaGGCACGGTTCTGCCAAACATTTGACAGTACGAAGAACAgtgatagttttttttattttattgttcatATCATAAAATTATTTTATAGTTGCAGTTTATCCGGATCGATAATTCagaattttaagaaaaaaaagcgtTACTTCATGCTAACAGGAAGAGATAACGTGACCTCCTGCTGCCACTTTGAATCAAACTAAAGTAAAGGTTTATGGTTTTAAAGTAAAACCGTGTTATGTTGCTtctgttacactggaaaaaatgcccctccaaaaataagtaagaaaaacaacaaatacaagaagtttttgcttgaaataagcaaaataaatctgccaatggaactagtgaaaatcggctcgtCAAGATTtcctgaaataagatgtgatatttaggacttttgagttaaaagtgatcttgaaattagcttaaaaacctcttcaaatgaaaaaaaatgtcaaaaaaagcttgtttcatatgaaatccgactcaaaacaagatgttttcaagactttttcatttaacaagatattcctgatgtattgtcttcaaacaagtcacacaacactggaaaaaataaaagtcttaccaagtatatttatctaatttcttgtcaaaatatctcattacacttaatataagacacaactgcctaacaagtactatttcagccagatatagggacttgtttgaagacaatacatctggaatatcttgttaaatgaaaattcttgaaaacaaattgttttgagtcacatatcatatgaaactagctttttttttttacatttgaagaggtttttaagctaatttcaagatcacttttatctcaaaagtcctaaatatcacatcttatttcaagaaatcttgacaagccaattttccactagttccattggcagagttttttgcttatttcaagcaaaaacgtcttttatttgttgtttttcttacttatttttggaggggcatttttttccagtgtaggaaTCTGCTCAAAGTGAAACCGTAAAACCGTGTCAAGTTGCTTCTGTTATTCACTCTTTTGGTTCCTATAGAAACGGAAAGCGGTGGATCACAGCCAGAGGAAAGCGAAGCGGCTCAGAGCGGACACGAGTCCCAGCGTGAGCGCGTCGGACGACAGGACGGCAGCTGTGCAGATGCAGGGCGCGCTGCACATGGTGCACCTGTATGAGCTCGCTGTGGACGCGTCCCAGCAGGAAGAAAGCGGTTTAGTGGAGTTGGGTGATGTGGGAGAGTCTGAGGGTTCTCTCCAGACAAACCTGGGTTCACTGGCCTCAGCGGACGGAGCCGGAGCAGGTGTGAACTTCCCTTTAACTTTATATCAGACGGTGGATTGTGCATCTCCCAGCGGGGGGAACGCAGAGATGGTGGTGATGTCTGAATGCCCGGCTGGAGACGGGCAGCATGAGATGCTGGATGGAATTACTGCGGCCATTCTGAGTCAGGGCGGCCGGCTGGTCTTTAACGAGCCCATTTTTGGCGACTCTGATGAGGCTGTGGGCCCCGATGGAGTTCAAGATGTGACCTACACCACCCAGGAGCTGTCAGATGTCCACAGCGGTCAGGAAACTCAAGTCATCGCCTACTTTGAGACGATACCAAACGTTCTTCCCTGTGAAGCCTCCACCCAGTTCGCCTTCTCCCCGGAAACGGTGCTGTCGTCCGCTCTGAGCTCCAAACCCATCTCATCTACCCTGCCTATAGTTTCCAAACGCGCGCCGCCTTCCCCCGCGTCCATGGTCCTCACTCTGGAGAGGCTGGACTCAGAGGCGGGAGAGGGAGATGAGGGCATGTCGGAGGCAGAAGAGGCCGAGCAGCAGGAccaacagctggaggaacattgGTGAGCTCCCACTCCTGATTTTTAGCCGCCTCGGAGGTGTTTGTCACAGATTTTTAGCCTTGTTTTCAGCCACCTCGGAGGTGTTTGCCACAGATTTTTAGCCTTGTTTTCAGCCACCTCGGAGGTGTTTGCCACAGATTTTTAGCCTTGTTTTCAGCCACCTCGGAGGTGTTTGCCACAGATTTTTAGCCTTGTTTTCAGCCACCTCGGAGGTGTTTGCCACAGATTTTTAGCCTTGTTTTCAGCCACCTCGGAGGTGTTTGTCACAGATTTTTAGCCTTGTTTTCAGCCACCTCGGAGGTGTTTGCCACAGATTTTCCAGGTAAAATGGGATCAGATTAACGTTGCTATAGGTGGCAACTTAATGTTACATCATCACTGGACCATTTATGCGCTTctctctcttttatttcttttttttgtggctcTTAACAGCTATCACAAGAACAGTCTGAGTAAGGAGCAGCTGGAGGCGATCGTGGGCGAGCTGCAGAAGAAGGTGAAAGTTCTGCAGCAGCGACATCGCCGACACCTGGAGAAACTCGTTGGCTTGGAGAACACGGTGAGCCAGCTGCGACAAAACAACCTGCTGAACGAGGAGCGTCTGCAGCTGCTCGAGAGGGTATTTACCTGAATTAAGCTTCCATCTTTAgcttttactgttggatttcttttctttattgctGTCCACTCTCCCTTCAGGCATACTTGCAGACCAGCGCCGCGGTGTCGGACACTGGTGAGACTGTGACCATCATCTACGAGGAGGACAGTGCTGCCTTCTTGTATGCTCCACTGAGCGACGCAGAGACGGTGCAGTGAGGTCACAATGACACACATCCCGCTGtgccaaaaacaaagtaaaagggAGATAAATGCGCTTGGGAAATAAAACGGTACCTTATTTTCTTCTGTTTAGTttacttcaaatcaaatcaaaagtcTGTGTACGAAACGTCATGTGTCGGCTCATCCGCTGGTATGACGTTAAGTGTTATTTTTTTGGTTTAAGCTTCTTGCCTTCCCACCTTTCTCTTCACCAAATTATGTTTTTTCAAGTATTTTTGTTTGTGATATTGTACGAATCAATAAAAGTAACTTTCATTACAAACTGGGCTTCATTCCTGTGGATAGTTGGAAGCATTTTATTTCACCGTAACAGGTTGGAACAAAAGCAGGGAGTCGACGCAGAGGGCACACCCTGTTTAATAATGTTGAGCTGTGGCAGGTTTGATTCAGTTTCCAGGTAACACTGAGCAGGCTGCTGCGGTTTGGCCACAGTCCAGTTACTTTTTGGTTTAATTGTATTGTTTAAATGTGAGAAAACCAGGCGTTGTATGGTCTTTAAAATAGACTGTAAACTTGTAATGATACACAGACATTGTACAAAATGTACATTTCCACGATCTGAGTCAATTTGGACTGATCTAAGCTGGTTTTCTGGCTTTCTCTCTTTCCATttctgcttcctcctgttcAGGATGTGTGTGGAgctggaaaaaaagacaaaataaatcaCATATATAACAAACTACCATATAATACTGCATCAAAGTGGAATATTTCCTTTTATGACTCCGAAGAAGCACTGAAAAATGTTGGTATTCAGTTTGACCACCAGAGGGCGCCAAATACTTTTCTTTGATTGTTTCGACCCAAACTGACGGCTCGTTTCAGTGACTTTAGTTTCAGGAACTTATGACAACATGAAAATCTTTAATAAAGATCTTCACATCTTACTAAGAGGAAATTTTGACTCACTTATGTTTGACTTCTACAcgtttctgtttgtgttttattgatgaattcACTTTTAATAGCTTCTTCTGGTCAGAAGCTGATCACTGAGTGAAGAAGGTTCCTCACTTTTCTCTTCCACCTGTACGTTTCCAAATGTCCCGTCAGGGGTGGAAGTAACGAATTACAAatactcacgttactgtaattaaGTAGATCTTgtatttttatgaatatttttttcaagTGTGTAATTTTACtcatacttgagtacaatttacaccatggctgtgttcgaaaccgcctactacataccacatacttccatactgcatactcatcgatcagacagtatgcagagcggttacccacaatgcatttcgctcctgcccgagccgaaatcagccggcctgaagctgatttcgcttaagctct encodes:
- the LOC142388759 gene encoding THAP domain-containing protein 5-like translates to MPKYCSVPNCKNDSGNGGDRKSFYKFPLQEPVRLQEWLRNVGRENWTPSRHQYICHEHFAPSCFKVRWGIRYLENDAVPTVFQDAEKRKAVDHSQRKAKRLRADTSPSVSASDDRTAAVQMQGALHMVHLYELAVDASQQEESGLVELGDVGESEGSLQTNLGSLASADGAGAGVNFPLTLYQTVDCASPSGGNAEMVVMSECPAGDGQHEMLDGITAAILSQGGRLVFNEPIFGDSDEAVGPDGVQDVTYTTQELSDVHSGQETQVIAYFETIPNVLPCEASTQFAFSPETVLSSALSSKPISSTLPIVSKRAPPSPASMVLTLERLDSEAGEGDEGMSEAEEAEQQDQQLEEHCYHKNSLSKEQLEAIVGELQKKVKVLQQRHRRHLEKLVGLENTVSQLRQNNLLNEERLQLLERAYLQTSAAVSDTGETVTIIYEEDSAAFLYAPLSDAETVQ